Proteins from one Anopheles nili chromosome 2, idAnoNiliSN_F5_01, whole genome shotgun sequence genomic window:
- the LOC128730150 gene encoding zinc finger protein 470-like, which yields MLPHQSNSTLANGLIDSKTKTILTTSGGGAFMSPIGPIQLTAEECNDILMKRAAAAVAANNQHAITNNNDAQHAAISVQVQKVIQGLEEGDDSQATTSNHQMKIEPTLSISPKLEAQEATTPTPNVVPKERPYSCDQCGKSFLLKHHLTTHARVHTGERPHVCIHCGKDFAHKHCLNTHLLLHSTERPYQCQECKKSFTLKHHLLTHSRVHSRERPFVCDQCGRSFPLKRHLVTHSKFHAGERPYVCADCGESFAQDEHLVMHSRFHGSVNPFHCRDCGATFPRKFQLVNHGKIHGRVPHSCTLCGKEFLQKRTLAAHMRIHTGDQPFPCIACGEGFRTKSELNAHNRHTHGGINPNSANTTIITTNTVVTSNAQQQQQQAQAQGQQQQHQQHIEQVQDVANGNIITTIAATGQGSPEASPKPQYACRECGSAFNSREALALHLRLHTGDKSLMTDLCALTAAIPGHLFPAATAGGATIMATNPVIQNSSFPVQIITSSGQVQHQQQLQQAQQVVQQHQQPQTVVQQQSQQQQIQHQQQQQQQQQQQQQQQQQQQQQQQQQQQHQQHTVVVAQTKPKSHYCTHCGKGFAAKHGLLLHNRRHPNGGCTVRTHVCECGKAFFQKNHLMLHQRQHLEQNQRTGGGGGAGGAAGGGAGGQAQQQQQQSQAATGQQQLVVIQQPNQETLVQQQHQTTTQQQQQAAAVAAAQQQHQLQQQAQQQAQQQAVAVQQQQQNQNNQHAMRNLVIANQPVQVQVLEGNATQVIKYEIIHDTSRQSNVDGPATSAAAATAATAAGGVVVATPPSSSSAISCSTITALSAARPIVVTSASDTGTGSELGGITGSGGAGNSQHQHHHAVESSGADDGGVGGGMADGGHYLLAHGQQQQQQQHHHAAAVVVPGQQQQQHHHHGSIVATPHGASNHPPVSGGSGITGVDGNGGGIQQHAQDVIISSAGIIKHEKL from the exons ATGTTGCCAC ACCAATCCAATTCCACTCTAGCAAATGGGTTGATCGATTCGAAGACGAAAACCATCCTTACGACCAGTGGCGGCGGGGCGTTCATGTCCCCGATTGGACCAATCCAACTGACGGCCGAAGAATGCAACGACATCCTGATGAAGCGGGCGGCGGCCGCGGTCGCCGCGAACAATCAGCACGCCATCACCAACAACAACGATGCACAGCATGCGGCCATCTCCGTGCAGGTGCAGAAAGTAATCCAGGGCCTGGAAGAGGGTGATGATTCGCAGGCGACCACATCGAATCATCAGATGAAGATCGAACCGACACTCAGCATTTCCCCGAAGCTCGAGGCT CAGGAGGCTACCACACCGACACCGAACGTGGTCCCCAAGGAGCGTCCGTATTCGTGCGATCAGTGCGGCAAATCCTTCCTGCTGAAACACCATCTAACCACACATGCGCGTGTCCATACAG GCGAACGTCCACACGTTTGCATCCATTGCGGCAAGGACTTTGCCCACAAGCACTGTCTCAACACGCATTTGCTGCTGCACTCGACCGAGCGTCCGTACCAGTGTCAGGAGTGTAAGAAGAGCTTCACACTAAAGCACCATTTGCTGACGCATTCACGGGTGCACTCGCGCGAACGACCCTTCGTTTGCGATCAGTGTGGTCGGTCTTTCCCGCTCAAACGTCACCTGGTGACACACAGCAAGTTCCATGCCGGCGAGCGTCCGTACGTATGTGCGGATTGCGGCGAAAGCTTTGCCCAGGACGAACACCTCGTAATGCATTCGCGGTTCCACGGTTCGGTCAACCCGTTCCATTGCCGTGACTGCGGAGCGACGTTCCCGCGCAAGTTCCAGCTGGTTAACCACGGCAAGATCCACGGGCGCGTACCGCACTCCTGCACGCTCTGCGGCAAAGAGTTCCTCCAGAAGCGCACGCTAGCAGCTCACATGAG AATCCATACCGGAGACCAACCGTTCCCGTGCATCGCTTGCGGTGAAGGTTTCCGTACGAAATCTGAACTCAACGCACATAACCGTCACACGCACGGTGGAATAAATCCCAATTCAGCCAACACCACAATTATCACGACGAATACCGTGGTCACGTCGAAtgcgcagcagcaacagcaacaggctCAGGCGCAaggccaacagcagcagcatcagcagcacatCGAG caagtgcaGGATGTGGCGAATGGCAACATCATCACTACGATCGCTGCTACAGGCCAGGGTTCTCCTGAGGCATCCCCGAAGCCACAGTACGCCTGTCGCGAATGTGGTAGCGCGTTCAACAGCCGCGAGGCGTTGGCACTTCACCTGCGTCTGCACACCGGTGACAAGAGCCTGATGACGGATCTTTGTGCCCTTACCGCAGCGATACCGGGTCATCTCTTCCCGGCTG CGACTGCCGGTGGCGCTACGATCATGGCGACAAACCCCGTAATACAAAACTCTTCCTTTCCAGTACAAATTATTACCTCCTCTGGGCAAGTC caacatcagcagcaattACAGCAAGCGCAGCAGGTGGtacagcaacaccaacagccgCAAACCGTCGTCCAGCAACAaagccaacagcaacagattcaacatcaacagcagcagcaacaacaacagcagcagcaacaacaacaacaacaacagcagcagcaacagcaacagcagcagcaacagcatcagcagcatacGGTTGTTGTAGCGCAGACGAAACCCAAATCGCACTACTGCACCCACTGCGGTAAGGGCTTTGCGGCGAAGCACGGTCTTTTGCTGCACAACCGGCGCCATCCGAACGGCGGTTGCACGGTGCGGACCCACGTGTGCGAGTGTGGCAAGGCTTTCTTCCAGAAAAATCACCTGATGCTACATCAGCGTCAGCATCTGGAGCAGAATCAACGCACCGGCGGGGGTGGCGGTGCAGGTGGTGCTGCCGGTGGCGGTGCTGGAGGACAggctcaacaacaacagcagcagagcCAAGCAGCCACCGGTCAACAGCAGCTCGTGGTG ATTCAGCAACCGAACCAGGAAACCTtggtgcagcaacagcaccagacgaccacccaacagcagcaacaggcaGCGGCCGTTGCAGCCgctcagcagcaacaccaatTGCAACAACAGGCACAACAGCAAGCCCAACAGCAGGCCGTGGcagtgcagcagcaacaacaaaaccagaACAATCAGCATGCCATGCGCAACCTGGTCATCGCCAATCAGCCCGTGCAG GTGCAGGTCCTGGAGGGTAACGCGACCCAAGTGATCAAGTACGAGATCATTCACGACACGTCACGGCAGTCAAACGTCGA TGGCCCTGCTACTAGTGCCGCtgccgctactgctgctaccgctgctggcggtgttgtTGTCGCCACTCCGCCCTCCTCTTCCTCTGCCATCTCGTGCAGCACCATTACGGCGCTGTCAGCGGCTCGTCCGATCGTAGTTACGTCGGCGAgtgacaccggcaccggttccgaATTGGGAGGCATCACAGGCAGTGGTGGTGCAGGGAATAGTCAACATCAACATCACCACGCAGTAGAGAGCAGTGGCGCTGATGATGGGGGAGTAGGAGGAGGAATGGCAGACGGTGGTCATTATTTGCTGGCACAcgggcagcaacagcaacagcagcagcaccatcatgCTGCAGCGGTCGTAGTACCAGGG cagcagcagcaacaacatcaccatcacggTTCGATCGTGGCAACACCGCATGGTGCCAGTAATCATCCGCCGGTTAGCGGTGGCAGTGGAATCACTGGTGTTGATGGCAACGGCGGTGGCATTCAGCAACACGCTCAGGACGTGATTATTTCATCAGCTGGAATTATCAAGCACGAAAAGTTGTAA